The genomic region CGGTTCGTCCGATGAATTGGTGGCAGGTCCGGCAGTTTATTCGCCCGACTGCGGAGCGTACCTGATTGTTAATCCGCGGGCGGGACGGCAAAAGCTGCACAGCCGGGTGGTGCAGCTTCAAAGTCACCTTGCGCGGGCGCTTAACGTCGACCACGTGCCCGTGTATTTCACCCACGGAGCGTGGGATGCTCCCAATATCGCGAGTGATCTAATTGCCCGCTCGCCGCGCGCGTTGATCGCCGTGGCAGCTGGTGATGGAACTATCAGCGAGGTGGCGCACGCGCTGGTTGGTTCGCGCGCCCGGTTGTTGGCGCTACCGTATGGGTCCGGAAATGACCTAGCTCGATCCCTATACCGCGGGCATGCGCACCGTCCGCATCAAATTATTGACGCTATCGCCACCGGTGGCCTAGAGACCTACCGGGTGGATACCCTGCGGGTTCGTGCCCCTCGATACCGGCTAGGCCGAGCCCGGCAGTGGCGCACCAACTTGGACCGCTACGTTATTAACGCGGTTTCAATCGGCTTGGACTCGCGCGTAGCCGCGATCGCGAACAGCATTCAGCGGCGGTGGCCCGCGTTGTCGAATGTCAGCTATTTTCTTGGCGCAGCTGTAGCAATGGTGGGGCGCAAACCGTCGGCCATGCAAATGGGCCACAGTGACCCCAAGGGTAAATGGCGCAACAAAGCGCGGTCCTACGACTTGTGCGCAGTGTGTAACGCTTCTTTCTACGGCGGCGGGTTCGAACCAAATCGCAGGGGCCGGTTGAATGACGGGATTATCGACGTGTATTGGAGTAAACCGCTCAAACTAGAGCAGATTATCCGACTCGTCGGGCGGTTTAAGACGGGTAAGCCGATCGATACGCGCGTGCTGGAGCGCTACCAGGGGGAACGGTTCGACTTTGAATCTCTCAGTAACGAACCTCTCGTTCTCACGTTGGATGGCGAAGTGGCTTACGTGCCGAAAGCGTACGTGCAGGTTGTGTCGCACGCCGTTAACGTGGCCTTACCACGTGTTTGGGGCACCCCATTGGGACTGCGTCCCGGAGCGGATGATTCCATATCGAACGCGCGCATTCCGGGTGTTTCCAACGCTGATTAGGGGCCGCGCGGATCTGATTGATTTTCAACAGGCGCTGGATTCGATTTCTTATTCGAACAGGTGTTCGGTTAGACTATTTGTGTTCGTGCACTTCGAAAGTTATTCACAATTTTACTTTTGAGGGTTTACAGCTCCTGGTCGGCTAGGCACGATAGGGGTATCCCGGAGAGGGAAGTATCCCTGTAAGACCAGCCCGGTAGTGCGCGGAGAGCGCGAGAGTTAAAGGAAGGGTTTCCATGGCCGCAACAACAGATCGTAATAAAGCACTAGAACTGGCTCTGAGCCAGATCGATAAACAGTTCGGTAAGGGTTCAGTAATGCGCCTGGGGGAAGACACCCACCGGCGAGTAGAAGTTATTCCCACCGGATCCCTTGCTCTCGACATTGCGCTCGGGGTGGGTGGGCTCCCGCGCGGACGTGTTATCGAGGTGTACGGTCCGGAATCGTCTGGTAAAACCACGGTAGCCTTGCACGCGGTGGCGCAGGCACAAAAACAGGGTGGTAACGCCGCATTCATCGATGCGGAACATGCATTAGACCCTGAATACGCGAAAAAACTTGGGGTTAACACCGATGACCTCCTCGTGTCCCAACCGGACACCGGTGAACAGGCACTTGAGATCGCGGATATGCTAATTCGCTCCGGCGGAATCGACATCATCGTCATTGACTCCGTTGCCGCACTGGTGCCGAAAGCAGAGATTGAAGGCGAAATGGGTGACTCCCACGTGGGTTTGCAAGCACGACTCATGTCGCAGGCGCTGCGGAAAATTACCGGCGCCCTTTCTGGAACCGGTACCACCGCGATTTTCATCAACCAGTTGCGTGAAAAGATCGGTGTTTTCTTCGGCAGCCCCGAAACCACGACGGGTGGTAAAGCCCTGAAGTTCTACGCTTCGGTCCGTATCGATGTGCGCCGGATCGAGACCCTCAAAGAGCAGGGGAACCCGGTGGGTAACCGCACGCGCGCGAAAATCGTTAAGAACAAAGTGGCTCCCCCGTTCAAACAAGCAGAGTTTGACATTCTCTACGGTAAAGGCATTTCTCGCGAAGGGTCGATTATCGACATGGGGGTTGAATCGGGCATTGTGAAGAAATCAGGATCCTGGTTCACCTACGGTTCTGACCAGCTGGGGCAAGGCAAAGAGAATGTCCGTAACTTTCTGCGCGACAACCCGCAGCTAGCGGACGAAATTGAAAATAAGATCCTGATTGAACTAGGTATCCGGGAAGACCCAAACGCGGTTTCAGTCGACGCCGAATCCGATAATAAAGCGGAACCCGAAACTGCGGGCAAGAAGTCCGCGCGCGGAAAAGCGAAGAAGAATAATGCTAAAGTCGCCTCCGATCCGGCGGCAGAGGCTGGTTTCTAGTGAATCTTTCTTACGATCCAGACGAGCACGTAGTTAAGAAACGTCGGGATTGGAAAAAGCAGCAGCGCCGCCGGGAAGAACGCCGTGAGTGGGCCGCCTCGCTAGAA from Gleimia hominis harbors:
- a CDS encoding diacylglycerol/lipid kinase family protein yields the protein MSGETIGSSDELVAGPAVYSPDCGAYLIVNPRAGRQKLHSRVVQLQSHLARALNVDHVPVYFTHGAWDAPNIASDLIARSPRALIAVAAGDGTISEVAHALVGSRARLLALPYGSGNDLARSLYRGHAHRPHQIIDAIATGGLETYRVDTLRVRAPRYRLGRARQWRTNLDRYVINAVSIGLDSRVAAIANSIQRRWPALSNVSYFLGAAVAMVGRKPSAMQMGHSDPKGKWRNKARSYDLCAVCNASFYGGGFEPNRRGRLNDGIIDVYWSKPLKLEQIIRLVGRFKTGKPIDTRVLERYQGERFDFESLSNEPLVLTLDGEVAYVPKAYVQVVSHAVNVALPRVWGTPLGLRPGADDSISNARIPGVSNAD
- the recA gene encoding recombinase RecA — translated: MAATTDRNKALELALSQIDKQFGKGSVMRLGEDTHRRVEVIPTGSLALDIALGVGGLPRGRVIEVYGPESSGKTTVALHAVAQAQKQGGNAAFIDAEHALDPEYAKKLGVNTDDLLVSQPDTGEQALEIADMLIRSGGIDIIVIDSVAALVPKAEIEGEMGDSHVGLQARLMSQALRKITGALSGTGTTAIFINQLREKIGVFFGSPETTTGGKALKFYASVRIDVRRIETLKEQGNPVGNRTRAKIVKNKVAPPFKQAEFDILYGKGISREGSIIDMGVESGIVKKSGSWFTYGSDQLGQGKENVRNFLRDNPQLADEIENKILIELGIREDPNAVSVDAESDNKAEPETAGKKSARGKAKKNNAKVASDPAAEAGF